A genomic stretch from Myxococcota bacterium includes:
- a CDS encoding fumarylacetoacetate hydrolase family protein, translated as MPSEGRNVLEGPRQEVRRILHQGRPQWVALEGSELVLGDGRRVAEASATYLAPCEPTKILCIHLNYESRRVEFRAEPLTTPTYFQKPVTALNAHRGTLCRPANCQYLNYEGEVAAVVGRPMRNVAPADVWEHLAGFAPANDVGAQDFRDTDAGSMLRVKGQDGFCPIGPGLVRGVDVRQSVVRTVLNGKTVQEGKVSEMIFGIDYQLADLCRHITLLPGDIVLTGTPANSRPMKLGDVVEVEVTGIGRLSNTVVEIPAPKHEIGHQPTDSKSVRAVALGSDSRRPPGDAPKE; from the coding sequence ATGCCGAGCGAAGGCCGGAACGTGCTCGAAGGGCCGCGCCAGGAAGTCCGCCGCATCCTGCACCAGGGACGGCCGCAGTGGGTCGCGCTCGAAGGCAGCGAGCTCGTGCTGGGCGACGGCCGGCGCGTGGCCGAAGCGTCGGCGACCTATCTCGCGCCTTGTGAGCCGACCAAGATCCTGTGCATCCACCTCAACTACGAGTCACGGCGCGTGGAGTTCCGCGCCGAGCCGCTGACCACGCCGACCTACTTCCAGAAGCCGGTCACCGCGCTGAATGCCCACCGCGGCACGCTGTGCCGGCCGGCGAACTGCCAGTATCTCAACTACGAGGGCGAGGTCGCGGCGGTGGTGGGCCGGCCCATGCGCAACGTGGCGCCGGCCGACGTGTGGGAGCATCTGGCCGGCTTCGCGCCCGCGAACGACGTGGGCGCACAGGATTTCCGGGACACCGACGCGGGCTCGATGTTGCGCGTGAAGGGTCAGGACGGCTTCTGCCCGATCGGGCCCGGCCTGGTGCGCGGCGTCGACGTGCGCCAGAGCGTGGTGCGCACGGTGCTCAACGGCAAGACGGTGCAGGAGGGCAAGGTGTCGGAGATGATCTTCGGCATCGACTACCAGCTCGCCGACCTGTGCCGGCACATCACGCTCCTGCCCGGAGACATCGTGCTCACGGGCACGCCCGCGAACTCGCGGCCCATGAAGCTCGGTGACGTGGTCGAGGTCGAAGTCACCGGCATCGGTCGGCTGTCGAACACGGTGGTCGAGATCCCGGCGCCGAAGCACGAGATCGGCCACCAGCCCACCGACAGCAAGTCGGTGCGTGCGGTGGCGCTGGGCAGTGACTCGCGCCGCCCGCCGGGCGACGCGCCCAAGGAGTGA
- a CDS encoding VOC family protein encodes MAVTELGYMGLGVSDLEAWQKFAREIVGLEVVDEGEGDRCYLRMDYWHHRIVLHRDESDDLAYLGFRVAGADEFLDTQKQLADAGIEFRLGTVEEAEERRVLELLKLADPDGNPIEIFHGPLVRFAKPFHPGRGMHGKFLTGEGGLGHCIVRERDPEAAVRFYQALGMRGGVEYKFGKGVRSLQLRFMHCNARDHSVAFGIGSPQKRLNHIMLEVDNLDDVGLTHDLVRKAKIPVHIQLGKHSNDHMYSFYFRSPSGFMIEYGYGARPATHQSEYYGEDFYGHGPEEGGF; translated from the coding sequence ATGGCAGTGACTGAGCTGGGCTACATGGGCCTCGGAGTCTCGGACCTCGAGGCGTGGCAGAAGTTCGCGCGCGAGATCGTGGGTCTCGAAGTGGTCGACGAAGGCGAGGGCGATCGCTGCTACCTGCGCATGGACTACTGGCACCACCGCATCGTGCTGCACCGCGACGAGTCCGACGACCTGGCCTATCTCGGCTTCCGCGTGGCTGGCGCCGACGAGTTTCTCGACACCCAGAAACAGCTCGCCGACGCCGGCATCGAGTTCCGGCTCGGCACGGTGGAGGAGGCCGAGGAGCGCCGGGTGCTCGAGCTGCTGAAGCTCGCCGATCCCGACGGCAACCCGATCGAGATCTTCCACGGGCCGCTGGTGCGCTTCGCGAAGCCCTTCCATCCGGGCCGCGGCATGCACGGCAAGTTCCTGACCGGCGAGGGCGGGCTGGGTCACTGCATCGTCCGCGAGCGCGATCCCGAGGCCGCCGTGCGTTTCTACCAGGCGCTCGGCATGCGCGGCGGCGTGGAGTACAAGTTCGGCAAGGGCGTCCGGTCGCTGCAGCTGCGCTTCATGCACTGCAACGCGCGCGACCACTCGGTGGCGTTCGGCATCGGCTCCCCGCAGAAGCGGCTGAATCACATCATGCTCGAGGTCGACAACCTCGACGACGTGGGACTCACGCACGATCTCGTGCGCAAGGCCAAGATCCCCGTGCACATCCAGCTCGGGAAACACTCGAACGACCACATGTACTCGTTCTACTTCCGCAGCCCGTCGGGCTTCATGATCGAGTACGGCTACGGCGCCCGGCCGGCGACGCACCAGTCGGAGTACTACGGCGAGGACTTCTACGGCCACGGGCCGGAAGAGGGGGGATTCTGA
- a CDS encoding aldehyde dehydrogenase, whose product MTARVAGVEIATEHWIGGKRVASRATFATHSPIDGAHLADVSAAGKGEVDAAVAAARAAFPGWAALGAQGRLPILQRFAQGIQARAAELAAVETADNGSLLAGNLARVVPRAALNVSFFADWAATRLQGHTIDSPEVTNHVRYDPAGVAALITPWNAPLMLTTWKVGPALAAGDTVVVKPPEWAPLTCSLLADIARQAGVPDGVLNVVQGIGEEAGAALVAHPDLDRISFTGSTDTAKSIGESAARSITPLAAELGGKSPFIVCADADLDAAAQTVAGQYANAGQVCLAGTRVLVERSIADAFLDRVRAASARMTVGDPRDAKTRVGPLITREHFARVSGFVERARAAGGRPLFGGERDKAGELYFQPTLFDHVQPDFEIAQREVFGPVLTWQTFERDDEAIALANGTRYGLAGVLFSRNERRAMAIAERVVAGTLWVNCFFIRELAAPFGGARDSGLGREGGAWSFDFYCDVKNVAVRKGSFHGSD is encoded by the coding sequence GTGACGGCGCGCGTGGCGGGCGTCGAGATCGCGACCGAGCACTGGATCGGCGGCAAGCGCGTGGCCTCGCGCGCCACCTTCGCGACTCACTCGCCGATCGACGGCGCGCACCTGGCCGACGTTTCGGCGGCTGGGAAGGGCGAGGTCGATGCAGCGGTGGCCGCGGCCCGCGCGGCCTTCCCGGGCTGGGCGGCGTTGGGCGCGCAGGGCCGGCTGCCGATCCTGCAGCGCTTCGCCCAGGGCATCCAGGCGCGCGCGGCGGAGCTCGCCGCGGTCGAGACCGCCGACAACGGGTCACTGCTCGCGGGCAACCTGGCGCGCGTGGTGCCGCGCGCCGCGCTGAACGTCTCGTTCTTCGCGGACTGGGCGGCGACCCGGCTCCAGGGTCACACGATCGATTCTCCCGAGGTCACCAACCACGTGCGCTACGACCCCGCGGGCGTGGCGGCGCTGATCACGCCCTGGAACGCGCCGCTCATGCTCACCACCTGGAAGGTCGGCCCCGCGCTGGCGGCGGGTGACACCGTGGTCGTGAAGCCGCCCGAGTGGGCGCCGCTCACCTGCTCGCTGCTCGCCGACATCGCGCGCCAGGCCGGCGTGCCCGACGGCGTGCTGAACGTGGTGCAGGGCATCGGCGAGGAAGCGGGCGCCGCGCTGGTGGCGCACCCCGACCTCGACCGGATCAGCTTCACCGGCTCGACCGACACCGCGAAGTCGATCGGTGAGTCAGCCGCGCGCTCGATCACGCCGCTGGCCGCCGAGCTCGGCGGCAAGTCGCCGTTCATCGTTTGCGCCGACGCCGACCTCGACGCGGCGGCGCAGACCGTCGCGGGTCAGTACGCCAACGCGGGTCAGGTGTGTCTCGCCGGCACACGCGTGCTGGTCGAGCGCTCGATCGCCGATGCGTTTCTCGACCGGGTGCGCGCCGCCTCGGCGCGCATGACCGTGGGCGATCCGCGCGACGCGAAGACGCGCGTGGGTCCGCTGATCACGCGCGAGCACTTCGCGCGCGTGAGCGGCTTCGTCGAGCGCGCGCGCGCCGCGGGCGGCCGGCCGCTGTTCGGCGGTGAGCGGGACAAGGCGGGCGAGCTGTACTTCCAGCCCACGTTGTTCGACCACGTGCAGCCCGACTTCGAGATCGCGCAGCGCGAGGTGTTCGGTCCCGTGCTCACCTGGCAGACCTTCGAGCGCGACGACGAAGCCATCGCGCTGGCCAACGGCACGCGCTACGGCCTGGCCGGCGTGCTGTTCAGCCGGAACGAACGCCGCGCCATGGCGATCGCCGAGCGCGTGGTCGCGGGCACGCTGTGGGTCAACTGCTTCTTCATCCGCGAGCTCGCGGCGCCGTTCGGCGGCGCGCGTGACTCGGGCCTGGGCCGCGAGGGCGGCGCCTGGAGCTTCGACTTCTACTGCGACGTCAAGAACGTCGCCGTGCGAAAGGGATCGTTCCATGGCAGTGACTGA
- a CDS encoding 4-hydroxyphenylacetate 3-hydroxylase N-terminal domain-containing protein, producing MAVRSGKQYLEGLRDARTVWLDGRRVDVSTEPAFAGSLSGMAGYFDWQLAHADDCLATDPVSGAPMNASLIVPRNADDLRRRNRCFDRLARYSAGMLGRTPDYVNVTLAGFVARADVFARQGDSRGAERLRRFHREVIERDLSLTHTIIHPVIDKAVGELEGVNRDLATRVVRRTPEGIVLRGAKILATLGPFADELFVYPGQPLPPTAGDWALSFSIPLATPGLHTVCRDHYGVAGPIADRPFSARFDEQDAFMIFDDVLVPWERVFIDGDVTAYNELLREGWAGNIMQQTCIRAAVKLEFAYELCTRMARVTNSEARTDVIQMLGEIWGYATLTRAAIRAAEDGAHDWGNGAFFCDDRPLRAARAQMPGWMARTNEVIKLIGSHNLLATASAEAFASPELGPLIERYMPGARGISARERALLFRTAWDFAGSALGGRVEQYERFYLASAARNFGLDHLLAQRGEWSEWPAFLAAAGIQP from the coding sequence ATGGCGGTGCGCAGCGGAAAGCAATATCTCGAAGGGCTGCGCGACGCGCGCACGGTATGGCTCGACGGCCGCCGCGTCGACGTGAGCACCGAGCCGGCGTTCGCGGGCTCGCTGTCCGGCATGGCGGGGTACTTCGACTGGCAGCTCGCGCACGCCGACGACTGTCTCGCCACGGACCCGGTGAGCGGCGCGCCGATGAACGCCAGCCTGATCGTGCCGCGCAACGCCGACGACCTGCGCCGACGCAACCGTTGCTTCGACCGGCTCGCGCGCTACTCGGCCGGCATGCTGGGCCGCACGCCCGACTACGTGAACGTGACGCTGGCCGGCTTCGTGGCGCGCGCCGACGTGTTCGCGAGGCAGGGTGACTCACGCGGCGCCGAGCGCCTGCGCCGCTTCCACCGCGAGGTGATCGAGCGCGACCTGTCGCTGACGCACACCATCATCCACCCGGTGATCGACAAGGCGGTGGGCGAGCTCGAAGGCGTGAACCGCGACCTGGCCACGCGCGTGGTGCGCCGCACGCCGGAAGGCATCGTGCTGCGCGGCGCGAAGATCCTGGCCACGCTCGGCCCCTTCGCCGACGAGCTGTTCGTCTATCCCGGCCAGCCGCTGCCGCCCACGGCGGGCGATTGGGCGCTCAGCTTCTCGATCCCGCTCGCGACCCCCGGTCTGCACACGGTCTGCCGCGACCACTACGGCGTGGCCGGGCCGATCGCCGACCGGCCCTTCTCGGCGCGCTTCGACGAGCAGGACGCATTCATGATCTTCGACGACGTGCTCGTGCCCTGGGAGCGCGTGTTCATCGACGGCGACGTGACGGCGTACAACGAGCTGCTGCGCGAGGGCTGGGCAGGGAACATCATGCAGCAGACCTGCATCCGCGCCGCGGTGAAGCTCGAGTTCGCCTACGAGCTGTGCACGCGCATGGCGCGAGTCACCAACAGCGAGGCGCGGACCGACGTGATCCAGATGCTCGGCGAGATCTGGGGCTACGCCACGCTGACGCGCGCCGCGATCCGCGCGGCCGAGGACGGCGCGCACGACTGGGGCAACGGCGCGTTCTTCTGCGACGACCGCCCGCTGCGCGCGGCGCGCGCGCAGATGCCGGGCTGGATGGCGCGCACCAACGAAGTGATCAAGCTGATCGGCTCGCACAACCTGCTGGCCACCGCGTCTGCCGAGGCCTTCGCCTCGCCCGAGCTCGGCCCGTTGATCGAGCGCTACATGCCGGGCGCGCGGGGCATCAGCGCGCGCGAGCGGGCGCTGCTGTTCCGCACCGCGTGGGACTTCGCGGGCTCGGCGCTCGGCGGGCGCGTCGAGCAGTACGAGCGCTTCTATCTCGCGAGCGCCGCGCGCAACTTCGGGCTCGATCACCTGCTCGCGCAGCGCGGAGAGTGGTCCGAGTGGCCGGCGTTCCTGGCCGCGGCGGGGATCCAGCCGTGA
- a CDS encoding helix-turn-helix domain-containing protein, which translates to MSDRGQDRSGRRERGKREKLGRIRVAAHRLFVKQGFERTTTRQIAAEADIGAGTLFLYAPTKEDLLVQIFQDEAGRAVERAFAHMPQAPLLEQLLAVFHALIEFHAADPALARVFVKELPFVDDSRHGLAHFMAQLYARLGGLVEAAKASGELGADAPVRLLVQNLFGIYFQQLQLWLGARAPEPRPEDERLREALELQLRAVRAKE; encoded by the coding sequence ATGTCTGACCGTGGTCAGGATCGTTCGGGGCGGCGCGAGCGCGGCAAGCGCGAGAAGCTCGGCCGCATCCGCGTCGCGGCCCACAGGCTCTTTGTGAAACAAGGCTTTGAGCGCACCACCACGCGCCAGATCGCGGCCGAGGCCGACATCGGGGCGGGCACGCTGTTCCTCTACGCGCCCACCAAGGAGGACCTGCTCGTCCAGATCTTCCAGGACGAGGCGGGGCGCGCCGTGGAGCGCGCGTTCGCGCACATGCCGCAGGCGCCGCTGCTCGAGCAGCTCCTGGCGGTGTTCCATGCGCTGATCGAGTTCCACGCCGCGGACCCGGCGCTCGCGCGCGTGTTCGTGAAGGAGCTGCCCTTCGTCGACGACTCACGCCACGGCCTGGCTCACTTCATGGCCCAGCTGTACGCGCGGCTCGGCGGGCTGGTCGAGGCGGCGAAGGCGAGCGGCGAGCTCGGGGCCGACGCGCCGGTGCGGCTGCTGGTGCAGAACCTGTTCGGGATCTATTTCCAGCAGCTTCAGCTCTGGCTGGGCGCGCGCGCGCCCGAGCCGAGACCCGAGGATGAACGACTGCGCGAGGCGCTCGAGCTCCAGCTCCGCGCCGTGCGCGCGAAGGAGTGA
- a CDS encoding arylsulfatase: protein MNVPRLAVLAALLLASLSPPAPAQEAAKASAKPNVLFIMGDDIGYWNPSVYNRGMMGYRTPNIDRIANEGALFTDWYGQQSCTAGRAAFVTGQSPIRTGLTKVGLPGADIGLSAKDPTIAEIMKPLGYATGQFGKNHLGDKDEFLPSKHGFDEFFGNLYHLNAEEEPENPDYPKNPEFRKRFGPRGVIHSFADGKIEDTGPLTKKRMETVDEEFTKAAIDFMERQHKAGKPFFCYFNSTRMHVNTHLSPEWEGKTGLGVYPDGMQQHDADVGALLKALDDMGIADNTIVVYTTDNGAEVMSWPDGGSTPFKGEKATNWEGGFRVPTLIKWPGVIKPGTVYNDIFAHEDFLPTFAAAGGDTTVVDRCQKSCTSGAKSFHVHLDGYNLLPFFKGEVKESPRKEFLYWSDDGDLMALRYLQWKVHFKIQEHEGIGVWRYPFTNLRTPMLINLRADPFERGPESFEYEAWFFNRAFVVVPAQALVGKWIGSFKEFPPRQKPASFNLDEVMQKMSAPQGGQR from the coding sequence ATGAACGTCCCCCGCCTCGCCGTACTGGCTGCGCTCCTGCTCGCGAGTCTCTCGCCGCCGGCTCCGGCCCAGGAGGCAGCCAAGGCCTCGGCCAAGCCGAACGTCCTTTTCATCATGGGCGACGACATCGGCTACTGGAACCCGAGCGTCTACAACCGCGGCATGATGGGTTACCGCACGCCCAACATCGATCGCATCGCGAACGAGGGTGCGCTGTTCACTGACTGGTACGGACAGCAAAGCTGCACCGCCGGCCGCGCGGCCTTCGTCACGGGTCAGTCGCCGATCCGCACCGGACTCACCAAGGTCGGCCTGCCCGGCGCGGACATCGGTCTCTCCGCGAAGGACCCGACGATCGCCGAGATCATGAAGCCGCTCGGCTACGCCACGGGCCAGTTCGGCAAGAACCACCTGGGCGACAAGGACGAGTTCCTGCCCTCGAAACACGGCTTCGACGAGTTCTTCGGCAACCTCTATCACCTGAACGCGGAAGAGGAGCCCGAGAACCCCGACTACCCGAAGAACCCGGAGTTCCGCAAGCGCTTCGGTCCGCGCGGAGTCATTCACTCCTTCGCCGACGGCAAGATCGAAGACACCGGGCCACTCACGAAGAAGCGCATGGAGACCGTCGACGAGGAGTTCACCAAGGCGGCGATCGACTTCATGGAGCGCCAGCACAAGGCCGGCAAGCCCTTCTTCTGTTACTTCAACTCGACCCGCATGCACGTGAACACCCACCTGTCGCCCGAGTGGGAGGGCAAGACGGGCCTCGGCGTATATCCCGACGGGATGCAGCAGCACGACGCCGACGTGGGCGCGCTGCTCAAGGCGCTCGACGACATGGGCATCGCCGACAACACGATCGTGGTCTACACGACCGACAACGGCGCCGAGGTGATGAGCTGGCCCGACGGCGGCTCCACGCCGTTCAAGGGCGAGAAGGCGACCAACTGGGAGGGCGGCTTCCGCGTGCCCACCCTGATCAAGTGGCCCGGCGTGATCAAGCCGGGAACGGTCTACAACGACATCTTCGCGCACGAGGACTTCCTTCCCACGTTCGCGGCGGCCGGTGGCGACACCACGGTGGTCGATCGCTGCCAGAAGTCGTGCACGTCGGGCGCGAAGTCGTTCCACGTCCACCTCGACGGGTACAACCTGCTGCCCTTCTTCAAGGGCGAGGTGAAGGAGTCACCGCGCAAGGAGTTCCTGTACTGGAGCGACGACGGTGACTTGATGGCCCTCCGCTACCTGCAGTGGAAGGTCCACTTCAAGATCCAGGAGCACGAGGGCATCGGCGTGTGGCGCTATCCGTTCACGAACCTGCGCACGCCCATGCTGATCAACCTGCGCGCCGATCCGTTCGAGCGCGGGCCGGAGTCGTTCGAGTACGAGGCGTGGTTCTTCAATCGCGCCTTCGTGGTCGTGCCGGCGCAGGCGCTGGTCGGCAAGTGGATCGGGTCCTTCAAGGAGTTCCCGCCGCGCCAGAAGCCCGCGAGCTTCAACCTCGACGAGGTGATGCAGAAGATGAGCGCGCCGCAGGGAGGTCAGCGCTGA
- a CDS encoding antibiotic biosynthesis monooxygenase gives MKFIFEVQLKPGRTAEEYAATWIRASEILQRAPGARGTRLHRKIGDPSTLLAIASWESKAQRDRREEYLQPDAAMRKVLDEHLEIVDFHFIGEYEEAEWVVEPTALK, from the coding sequence ATGAAGTTCATCTTCGAGGTCCAGCTCAAGCCCGGACGCACCGCCGAGGAGTACGCCGCGACCTGGATCCGCGCGAGCGAGATCCTGCAGCGCGCGCCCGGGGCACGCGGCACGCGGCTGCACCGCAAGATCGGCGACCCGAGCACGCTGCTCGCGATCGCGAGCTGGGAGTCGAAGGCCCAGCGCGACCGGCGCGAAGAGTATCTCCAGCCCGACGCCGCGATGCGCAAGGTGCTCGACGAGCACCTCGAGATCGTCGACTTCCACTTCATCGGCGAGTACGAGGAGGCCGAGTGGGTGGTCGAGCCGACGGCGCTGAAGTGA
- the boxB gene encoding benzoyl-CoA 2,3-epoxidase subunit BoxB: MTIDLDARIPNNVDLAGDAKLRRALESWQPAFLRWWQERGPDGLQRDEIYLRTAVGVDRQGWAHYDYVRMPDYRWGIFLAPPEPGRAIAFGDPAGRPAWQQVPGEHRAALRRLIVTQGDTEPASVEQQRRLGARAPSLYDLRNLLQVNVEEARHLWAMVYLLFSHFGRDGREEAEALLARESGQADHPRILGAFNRPIATWLDFFCFATFTDRDGKYQLASLAESGFDPLSRTCRFMLTEEAHHLSVGEGGVRRVVARTAELMKRDPNEDARAQGGIDLPLLQRFINHWYSESLDLFGSPDSSNAAAYFATGLKGRYQESKTGAYDDHVLLEGAYAVEKPAAAGGIERQEVPVRRAINALLQDAYSRECEKSLAHWNQALASAGLSYRLSLPHARFNRRIGPFAESHWLPSGAPAPDRAAVAAHLPTADDGAWLEALQDGPVLARGQCASWLAAPSHKIDGQPLDFEYVRFA; the protein is encoded by the coding sequence GTGACCATCGACCTCGACGCGCGCATTCCCAACAACGTGGACCTCGCGGGCGACGCCAAGCTGCGCCGCGCGCTCGAGAGCTGGCAGCCGGCGTTCCTGCGCTGGTGGCAGGAGCGCGGGCCCGACGGGCTGCAGCGCGACGAGATCTACCTGCGCACCGCCGTCGGCGTCGACCGCCAGGGCTGGGCGCACTACGACTACGTGCGCATGCCGGACTACCGCTGGGGCATCTTCCTCGCGCCGCCCGAGCCCGGCCGCGCCATCGCCTTCGGCGACCCTGCGGGCCGGCCCGCCTGGCAGCAGGTGCCGGGTGAGCACCGCGCCGCGCTGCGCCGGCTGATCGTGACTCAGGGAGACACCGAGCCCGCGAGCGTGGAGCAGCAGCGCCGGCTCGGCGCCCGCGCGCCGTCGCTCTACGACCTGCGCAACCTCTTGCAGGTGAACGTGGAAGAGGCACGCCACCTGTGGGCCATGGTGTATCTCCTGTTCAGTCACTTCGGGCGCGACGGGCGCGAAGAGGCCGAGGCGCTGCTGGCGCGCGAGAGCGGTCAGGCGGACCACCCGCGCATCCTGGGCGCGTTCAACCGCCCGATCGCCACCTGGCTCGACTTCTTCTGCTTCGCGACGTTCACCGACCGCGACGGCAAGTACCAGCTCGCCTCACTCGCCGAGTCGGGCTTCGATCCGCTGTCGCGCACGTGCCGGTTCATGCTCACGGAAGAGGCGCACCACCTGTCGGTGGGCGAGGGCGGCGTGAGGCGCGTGGTGGCGCGCACCGCGGAGCTGATGAAGCGCGACCCCAACGAGGACGCGCGCGCGCAGGGCGGCATCGACCTGCCGCTGCTCCAACGCTTCATCAATCACTGGTACAGCGAGAGTCTCGACCTGTTCGGCTCGCCGGACTCGTCCAACGCCGCCGCTTACTTCGCGACCGGGCTGAAGGGCCGCTACCAGGAGTCGAAGACGGGCGCCTACGACGACCACGTGCTGCTCGAGGGCGCCTACGCGGTGGAGAAGCCGGCGGCCGCGGGCGGCATCGAGCGCCAGGAGGTGCCGGTGCGGCGCGCGATCAACGCGCTGCTCCAGGACGCCTACTCGCGCGAGTGCGAGAAGTCACTCGCGCACTGGAACCAGGCCCTGGCCTCCGCGGGTCTCTCGTATCGCCTCTCGCTGCCGCACGCGCGCTTCAACCGCAGGATCGGGCCGTTCGCGGAGTCGCACTGGCTGCCCAGCGGCGCGCCGGCCCCGGACCGGGCGGCGGTCGCGGCGCACCTGCCCACGGCGGACGACGGCGCCTGGCTCGAGGCGTTGCAGGACGGGCCCGTGCTGGCGCGCGGGCAGTGCGCGAGCTGGCTCGCCGCGCCGAGTCACAAGATCGACGGCCAGCCGCTCGACTTCGAGTACGTGCGCTTCGCCTGA
- a CDS encoding enoyl-CoA hydratase-related protein, which yields MNATADGIPRELETSPERYRHWRLAVDGPVARLTLAVDEAGALQEGVVLKRNSYDLGVDLELRDAVTRIRFEHPEVRCVVLESALPDVFCAGANIAMLARSSHPLKVNFCKLTNETRLELEDATRAGQRWIAALSGTASGGGYELALACERILLVDDRRAAVSLPELPLLAVLPGTGGLTRLVDKRGVRRDRADVFCTLEEGVRAPRALEWGLIDASAPPSEFRALVGREIAAVPERSAGPAVRLESLAPAVSDRELRYRHVRVRIDGERRLAELEVAIPDAGLPGGLRLARELDDALLRLRLHHAEVGLWLLRVVGEEGSAQRLDRALLADSWLAREVRALFGRVLKRLENSARSSFALADANACWIGVFLELALAADRTYLLRDASPRIELTAANFGAYRMGNGLTRLETRFLGAPEQLAALRAAQDRPLSADEAEALGLATECLDEIDWDDALRVAIEERVSFSPDALTGMEASLRFAGPETLETKIFARLSAWQNWIFQRPNAAGPDGALKAYGRPERAKFDWSRT from the coding sequence GTGAACGCGACGGCCGACGGCATTCCGCGCGAGCTCGAGACCTCGCCCGAGCGCTATCGCCATTGGCGGCTCGCGGTCGACGGCCCGGTGGCGCGACTCACACTGGCGGTCGACGAGGCGGGCGCGCTCCAGGAGGGCGTGGTCCTCAAGCGCAACAGCTACGACCTCGGCGTGGACCTCGAGCTGCGCGACGCGGTGACTCGCATCCGCTTCGAGCACCCCGAGGTGCGCTGTGTGGTGCTCGAGAGCGCGCTGCCCGACGTGTTCTGCGCCGGCGCGAACATCGCCATGCTGGCGCGCTCCTCGCACCCGCTGAAGGTCAACTTCTGCAAGCTCACCAACGAGACGCGGCTCGAGCTCGAGGACGCCACGCGCGCGGGCCAGCGCTGGATCGCCGCGCTCTCGGGCACGGCGAGCGGCGGCGGCTACGAGCTGGCGCTGGCGTGCGAGCGCATCCTCCTGGTCGACGATCGGCGTGCCGCGGTGAGTCTGCCCGAGCTGCCGCTCCTGGCGGTGCTGCCCGGCACGGGTGGACTGACTCGCCTGGTCGACAAGCGTGGCGTGCGCCGTGACCGCGCCGACGTGTTCTGCACGCTCGAAGAGGGCGTGCGCGCGCCGCGCGCGCTCGAGTGGGGCCTGATCGACGCCAGCGCGCCGCCGAGCGAGTTCCGGGCGCTGGTGGGGCGCGAGATCGCCGCGGTGCCGGAGCGCTCGGCGGGACCGGCGGTCCGGCTCGAGTCACTCGCGCCGGCGGTCAGCGACCGCGAGCTCCGCTACCGGCACGTGCGCGTGCGGATCGATGGCGAGCGGCGCCTGGCCGAGCTCGAGGTCGCGATTCCCGATGCCGGCCTGCCCGGCGGGCTGCGGCTGGCGCGCGAGCTCGACGACGCGCTCCTGCGCCTGCGCCTGCACCACGCCGAGGTGGGCCTGTGGCTGCTGCGCGTGGTGGGCGAGGAGGGCTCGGCGCAGCGGCTCGACCGCGCGCTGCTCGCCGATTCCTGGCTCGCGCGTGAGGTGCGGGCGCTGTTCGGCCGCGTGCTGAAGCGGCTCGAGAACTCCGCGCGCTCGAGCTTTGCCCTGGCCGACGCGAACGCCTGCTGGATCGGCGTGTTCCTCGAGCTCGCGCTGGCCGCGGACCGGACCTATCTCCTGCGCGACGCCTCGCCGCGCATCGAGCTCACGGCCGCGAACTTCGGCGCCTACCGCATGGGCAACGGACTCACCCGGCTCGAGACGCGCTTCCTGGGCGCGCCCGAGCAGCTCGCGGCGCTGCGCGCTGCGCAGGACCGGCCGCTCTCGGCCGACGAGGCCGAAGCCCTGGGCCTGGCCACCGAGTGTCTCGACGAGATCGACTGGGACGATGCGCTGCGCGTCGCGATCGAGGAGCGCGTCAGCTTCTCGCCCGACGCGCTCACCGGCATGGAGGCGAGCTTGCGCTTCGCCGGCCCCGAGACACTCGAGACCAAGATCTTCGCGCGCCTGTCGGCTTGGCAGAACTGGATCTTCCAGCGCCCGAACGCCGCCGGGCCCGACGGCGCGCTGAAAGCCTACGGCCGCCCCGAGCGGGCGAAGTTCGACTGGAGTCGCACGTGA